The Nocardioides sp. S-1144 genome includes a region encoding these proteins:
- a CDS encoding DUF4350 domain-containing protein, whose translation MSATVAAARPGLARRHRSTLVVAAALVVAVAVVLVLGTGDDGRTARLDPDGSGGEGAQAVARVLDDEGVEVDVVRSADALDEADVDAGTTVVVTSAEQLGASTVERLLDRARDARVVVLEPGPELLDLLGTDGSTTPFDAGGAVPAGCDDPRYAGLEIEVDRGLGVPGATSCFGGALATTDDLVLLGAGDLVTNDQVTRADNAAVALRLLGQNDRLVWYVASYDDLGGEDGVDVWSLVPDWIRPGLAVVVLAVVALILWRGRRLGALATEPVPVTVRAIETTRSRGRLYRRAGDRAHAAGALRAATRSRARDRLGLGAGTDEAALVRDLARHVGRPEADLAALVGSQGPAPGTDRDLITLAHALTALEEEVRRS comes from the coding sequence GTGAGCGCCACCGTCGCCGCGGCGCGCCCCGGGCTCGCCCGCCGGCACCGCAGCACCCTGGTCGTCGCGGCCGCGCTGGTCGTGGCGGTGGCCGTGGTGCTGGTGCTGGGCACCGGCGACGACGGGCGCACCGCCCGCCTCGACCCCGACGGCTCCGGCGGCGAGGGTGCCCAGGCCGTCGCCCGGGTGCTCGACGACGAGGGCGTCGAGGTCGACGTCGTCCGCTCCGCCGACGCCCTCGACGAGGCCGACGTCGACGCCGGCACGACGGTCGTCGTCACCTCGGCCGAGCAGCTCGGCGCCAGCACGGTGGAGCGCCTCCTCGACCGGGCGCGCGACGCCCGGGTCGTCGTCCTCGAGCCGGGACCCGAGCTGCTCGACCTGCTGGGCACCGACGGGTCCACCACCCCCTTCGACGCCGGCGGCGCCGTCCCGGCCGGCTGCGACGACCCCCGCTACGCCGGGCTCGAGATCGAGGTCGACCGGGGCCTCGGCGTGCCCGGGGCGACGTCCTGCTTCGGCGGCGCCCTCGCCACGACCGACGACCTCGTGCTCCTCGGCGCCGGTGACCTGGTCACCAACGACCAGGTCACCCGGGCCGACAACGCCGCCGTCGCCCTGCGGCTGCTCGGCCAGAACGACCGCCTCGTCTGGTACGTCGCGTCCTACGACGACCTCGGCGGCGAGGACGGCGTCGACGTCTGGTCGCTGGTGCCCGACTGGATCCGTCCCGGCCTCGCCGTCGTCGTCCTCGCCGTGGTCGCCCTGATCCTCTGGCGCGGACGTCGTCTCGGGGCGCTGGCCACCGAGCCGGTGCCCGTGACGGTCCGCGCCATCGAGACCACCCGCAGCCGCGGCCGGCTCTACCGCCGCGCCGGCGACCGGGCGCACGCCGCCGGGGCGCTGCGCGCCGCCACCCGCTCCCGGGCGCGCGACCGGCTCGGGCTCGGCGCCGGCACCGACGAGGCCGCCCTGGTGCGCGACCTCGCCCGTCACGTCGGGCGGCCCGAGGCCGACCTCGCCGCCCTGGTCGGCTCCCAGGGCCCCGCGCCCGGCACCGACCGGGACCTGATCACCCTCGCCCACGCCCTGACCGCCCTCGAGGAAGAGGTACGCCGTTCATGA
- a CDS encoding AAA family ATPase → MTEMSLDKPDGRPDRPDADARARLVAVRQEVAKAVVGQDAAVSGLLVAMLCGGHVLMEGVPGTAKTLLVRTLAASLSVETRRVQFTPDLMPGDITGSMVIDSHAGELSFRGGPVFTNLLLADEINRTPPKTQSALLEAMEEGQVSVDGVTHPLPKPFLVAATQNPVEYEGTYPLPEAQLDRFLLKVVLPVPAREAEIEILNRHAAGFDPRDVAAAGVRAVAGAADIEAGQRAVRTVQASPEMAAYIVDIARATRESPSLSLGVSPRGATALLRAARAWAWLSGRDFVTPDDVKALAHATLVHRLGLRPEAELEGVDVAQVLASALASVPVPR, encoded by the coding sequence ATGACCGAGATGTCGCTCGACAAGCCCGACGGTCGCCCGGACCGCCCGGACGCCGACGCCCGCGCCCGCCTGGTCGCGGTGCGCCAGGAGGTCGCCAAGGCCGTCGTCGGCCAGGACGCCGCCGTCTCGGGCCTGCTGGTGGCGATGCTCTGCGGGGGGCACGTGCTGATGGAGGGCGTGCCCGGCACCGCGAAGACGCTGCTCGTGCGCACCCTCGCGGCGTCGCTGTCGGTGGAGACCCGGCGGGTGCAGTTCACCCCCGACCTGATGCCCGGCGACATCACCGGCTCGATGGTCATCGACTCGCACGCCGGTGAGCTGTCGTTCCGCGGCGGCCCGGTCTTCACCAACCTGCTGCTGGCCGACGAGATCAACCGGACGCCGCCCAAGACGCAGTCTGCGCTGCTCGAGGCGATGGAGGAGGGCCAGGTCTCCGTCGACGGCGTGACCCACCCGCTGCCGAAGCCGTTCCTCGTGGCCGCCACCCAGAACCCCGTGGAGTACGAGGGCACCTACCCCCTCCCCGAGGCGCAGCTCGACCGGTTCCTGCTCAAGGTCGTGCTGCCGGTGCCGGCCCGCGAGGCCGAGATCGAGATCCTCAACCGGCACGCCGCCGGGTTCGACCCGCGCGACGTCGCCGCGGCCGGCGTCCGTGCCGTCGCGGGGGCCGCCGACATCGAGGCCGGCCAGCGCGCCGTCCGCACGGTGCAGGCCAGCCCCGAGATGGCCGCCTACATCGTCGACATCGCGCGGGCCACGCGCGAGTCGCCGTCGCTGTCGCTGGGCGTCAGCCCGCGCGGGGCCACCGCCCTGCTGCGCGCCGCCCGCGCCTGGGCGTGGCTGTCGGGGCGCGACTTCGTCACCCCCGACGACGTCAAGGCCCTCGCCCACGCCACGCTCGTGCACCGGCTCGGGCTGCGTCCCGAGGCCGAGCTCGAGGGTGTCGACGTGGCCCAGGTGCTGGCCTCCGCGCTGGCCTCCGTCCCGGTCCCGCGGTAG